One Cucurbita pepo subsp. pepo cultivar mu-cu-16 chromosome LG11, ASM280686v2, whole genome shotgun sequence DNA window includes the following coding sequences:
- the LOC111805060 gene encoding uncharacterized protein LOC111805060 isoform X1, with the protein MASSFDRWEKDPFFSAAEEVQESADRIESTYRTWVHAMKDGSSIWNYDELDRDLRTALGTTKWQLEEFERAVKASYINSTNEDPRNRHRQFIVAIEDQILKTQSSLQEFSQSKGKSSMPWMRLDEGESNELALFLSGPSAGEGKTVVNNVVSENENPQAMDEGSAPACSIKSLQSIEQGTQECREKKSHGHRRTASASPDIGSWKIAISGVDFQPCSLNKQTQKLVRKIPSVSGFLNTVDSASKFKLQKNAFRKLKVVDRHQETSPMLLQASQSTRGIIVGYERSKSCLDSCDDFYDKQLYGWYGSIKRQFQRSLYQMQYSRPVQVTFSTILIISIVLVLLRVL; encoded by the exons ATGGCTTCGAGTTTTGATCGCTGGGAAAAGGATCCGTTTTTCTCAGCCGCGGAGGAAGTTCAGGAATCTGCCGATAG AATAGAATCGACATATAGAACTTGGGTACACGCCATGAAAGATGGCTCCAGCATCTGGAACTATGATGAGCTCGATAGGGATTTACGCACTGCTCTTGGCACCACCAAATGGCAG TTAGAGGAGTTTGAACGAGCTGTGAAAGCGAGTTATATTAACAGCACAAATGAAGATCCGAGAAATAGGCACCGGCAATTTATTGTAGCAATTGAGGATCAGATATTAAAAACTCAAAGTTCATTACAAGAGTTTTCTCAATCAAAGGGAAAATCCTCAATGCCTTGGATGCGGCTGGATGAAGGTGAAAGCAATGAACTTGCGTTGTTTCTTTCTGGACCTTCCGCAGGTGAAGGCAAAACTGTTGTTAACAATGTTGTTAGTGAGAATGAAAACCCACAGGCGATGGACGAAGGATCAGCCCCAGCTTGTTCAATTAAATCTCTTCAATCAATTGAACAGGGTACTCAAGAGTGTAGAGAGAAGAAGTCCCATGGACATCGGAGGACAGCTAGCGCTAGTCCTGACATTGGTTCCTGGAAGATTGCAATTTCAGGGGTTGATTTCCAACCATGTTCTCTTAATAAACAAACCCAGAAACTTGTACGAAAAATACCAAGTGTTTCGGGGTTTCTAAATACTGTTGACTCTGCATCAAAATTCAAGTTGCAAAAGAATGCCTTTAGGAAGTTGAAAGTAGTAGATAGGCATCAAGAAACTAGTCCGATGTTGTTGCAAGCCTCTCAATCAACTAGG GGTATAATTGTTGGATATGAAAGAAGTAAAAGTTGCTTAGATAGTTGTGATGATTTTTATGATAAGCAACTCTATGGCTGGTACGGATCCATTAAAAGACAGTTTCAGAGGTCTCTATATCAAATGCAGTATAGTAGGCCTGTTCAAGTAACATTCTCAACAATTCTTATTATCTCAATTG TTTTGGTTCTACTTCGTGTGCTGTGA
- the LOC111805060 gene encoding uncharacterized protein LOC111805060 isoform X2, which yields MLEEFERAVKASYINSTNEDPRNRHRQFIVAIEDQILKTQSSLQEFSQSKGKSSMPWMRLDEGESNELALFLSGPSAGEGKTVVNNVVSENENPQAMDEGSAPACSIKSLQSIEQGTQECREKKSHGHRRTASASPDIGSWKIAISGVDFQPCSLNKQTQKLVRKIPSVSGFLNTVDSASKFKLQKNAFRKLKVVDRHQETSPMLLQASQSTRGIIVGYERSKSCLDSCDDFYDKQLYGWYGSIKRQFQRSLYQMQYSRPVQVTFSTILIISIVLVLLRVL from the exons ATG TTAGAGGAGTTTGAACGAGCTGTGAAAGCGAGTTATATTAACAGCACAAATGAAGATCCGAGAAATAGGCACCGGCAATTTATTGTAGCAATTGAGGATCAGATATTAAAAACTCAAAGTTCATTACAAGAGTTTTCTCAATCAAAGGGAAAATCCTCAATGCCTTGGATGCGGCTGGATGAAGGTGAAAGCAATGAACTTGCGTTGTTTCTTTCTGGACCTTCCGCAGGTGAAGGCAAAACTGTTGTTAACAATGTTGTTAGTGAGAATGAAAACCCACAGGCGATGGACGAAGGATCAGCCCCAGCTTGTTCAATTAAATCTCTTCAATCAATTGAACAGGGTACTCAAGAGTGTAGAGAGAAGAAGTCCCATGGACATCGGAGGACAGCTAGCGCTAGTCCTGACATTGGTTCCTGGAAGATTGCAATTTCAGGGGTTGATTTCCAACCATGTTCTCTTAATAAACAAACCCAGAAACTTGTACGAAAAATACCAAGTGTTTCGGGGTTTCTAAATACTGTTGACTCTGCATCAAAATTCAAGTTGCAAAAGAATGCCTTTAGGAAGTTGAAAGTAGTAGATAGGCATCAAGAAACTAGTCCGATGTTGTTGCAAGCCTCTCAATCAACTAGG GGTATAATTGTTGGATATGAAAGAAGTAAAAGTTGCTTAGATAGTTGTGATGATTTTTATGATAAGCAACTCTATGGCTGGTACGGATCCATTAAAAGACAGTTTCAGAGGTCTCTATATCAAATGCAGTATAGTAGGCCTGTTCAAGTAACATTCTCAACAATTCTTATTATCTCAATTG TTTTGGTTCTACTTCGTGTGCTGTGA